From Deinococcus aquaticus, one genomic window encodes:
- a CDS encoding sensor histidine kinase — protein MSAPAPTTSDPPAPVPGVAQSARRAGGRGVTLRAFLLRPFLLPFALLLGVGVAVMVGVNRNDQQLRLVSDAQARTLLLNDLNTQISVMENGERGYLITGDPDFLAPYREGDAAFQAAVFALHDLSATDLQRTNLARVQSIVVRWQESAARPEIAARSDSLAQAAQLVQRGVGRDLLNEARAIMSVMRTNESARLSAATAASQATLTTVRTLTVGGLLLSLVLLLLTAYRVTRTVTRSLNDLNAGASELTAGQYQRRMPVMPVRELAHLGEQFDRMASAVQDREQALVESAEALRASNTHLERSNRELEQFAYVASHDLQEPLRTIGSYTELLARRYQGQLDARADQYIAFTTSATQRMKTLIQDLLAYSRVRNAPRATQPVDTAALVRDVLADLEQQILTEQAVIDVQDLPTLNSSPELLRHAFQNLIGNALKFRDPQRPPQVQVSAHRREHAGQDSWVFQVHDNGIGIEPEYHERIFGVFQRLHGMEDYPGSGIGLAVTRSAAEQLGGHLWVDSVPGAGSTFSLALPAQAPVRPEPSDLAATFPAASPPNTPFTRTPPAGDLS, from the coding sequence ATGTCCGCGCCTGCCCCGACCACGTCCGACCCTCCTGCTCCCGTTCCCGGCGTGGCCCAGTCTGCCCGTCGCGCGGGCGGCCGGGGCGTGACGCTGCGCGCCTTTCTGCTGCGGCCGTTCCTGCTGCCGTTCGCACTGCTGCTGGGCGTGGGTGTGGCCGTCATGGTGGGTGTGAACCGCAACGATCAGCAACTCCGGCTGGTGTCGGACGCGCAGGCACGCACGCTGCTGCTGAACGACCTGAACACCCAGATTTCCGTCATGGAAAACGGCGAGCGCGGGTACCTCATCACCGGCGACCCCGACTTCCTCGCCCCTTACCGCGAAGGAGACGCGGCGTTCCAGGCGGCCGTGTTCGCCCTGCACGACCTGAGCGCCACGGACCTGCAACGCACGAACCTGGCGCGCGTGCAGAGCATCGTGGTCCGCTGGCAGGAGAGCGCCGCCCGGCCTGAAATCGCTGCCCGTAGCGACTCGCTGGCGCAGGCGGCGCAGCTGGTTCAGCGGGGCGTGGGCCGCGACCTGCTGAACGAGGCGCGGGCCATCATGTCCGTCATGCGCACTAACGAGAGTGCCCGCCTGAGCGCCGCCACGGCCGCCAGTCAGGCGACGCTGACCACTGTGCGGACCCTGACCGTGGGCGGCCTGCTGCTCTCGCTGGTCCTGCTGCTGCTGACCGCGTACCGCGTGACCCGCACCGTCACCCGCAGCCTGAACGACCTGAACGCCGGGGCCAGCGAGCTGACGGCCGGGCAGTACCAGCGCCGCATGCCGGTCATGCCTGTCCGGGAACTCGCGCACCTGGGCGAGCAGTTCGACCGCATGGCCTCGGCCGTGCAGGACCGCGAGCAGGCCCTGGTCGAGAGCGCCGAGGCCCTGCGCGCCAGCAACACCCACCTGGAACGCAGCAACCGGGAACTCGAGCAGTTCGCGTACGTCGCCAGTCACGACCTTCAGGAACCGCTGCGGACCATCGGCAGTTACACCGAACTGCTGGCCCGGCGGTACCAGGGTCAACTGGACGCCCGCGCCGACCAGTACATCGCGTTCACCACCTCGGCCACGCAACGCATGAAAACCCTGATCCAGGACCTGCTGGCGTACTCCCGCGTGCGCAACGCCCCGCGCGCCACGCAGCCGGTCGATACGGCCGCGCTGGTCCGGGACGTGCTGGCCGACCTGGAACAGCAGATCCTGACCGAACAGGCCGTCATCGATGTGCAGGACCTGCCCACCCTGAACTCCAGCCCGGAACTGCTGCGCCACGCCTTCCAGAACCTGATCGGGAACGCCCTGAAATTCCGTGATCCGCAGCGCCCCCCGCAGGTGCAGGTCAGCGCGCACCGCCGCGAGCACGCCGGGCAGGACAGCTGGGTGTTCCAGGTTCACGACAACGGCATCGGCATCGAACCCGAGTACCACGAACGCATCTTCGGGGTGTTCCAGCGGCTGCACGGCATGGAGGATTACCCCGGCAGCGGCATCGGCCTGGCCGTGACCCGCAGCGCCGCCGAGCAACTCGGCGGGCACCTGTGGGTGGACAGCGTTCCCGGCGCGGGCAGCACCTTCTCGTTGGCCCTGCCCGCCCAGGCGCCCGTCCGTCCCGAGCCGTCCGACCTGGCCGCCACGTTCCCCGCCGCTTCGCCCCCGAACACGCCATTCACGAGAACACCCCCCGCAGGAGACCTGTCATGA
- a CDS encoding Ppx/GppA phosphatase family protein, which translates to MRVAVADVGTNSSHLLIAEAAQGDAGGFRVLDALKDRTRLGECLDGSGNLSPEGEDRLASALTRFRELASAAGVAEVHVYATSALREAPNGAEVAGRMLARTGVYPAIISGEREGELTYLGAAHAVELSEDNVLLDLGGGSLEFVRGDGQGPRDVLSLPLGGIRMTRAFFRADVPGRKEVQALTDAVRAALSPYAERFRVRPDTRVVLSSGTAEAAAAAIAARRGAGSGSGAGSDDGPDSVNGVSFTVAELGALLEHVRGLKAAARARVPGLERRSETVVAGLATLHAALTVLGASEVTVSEGALREGMLIEELSRFQAYRSALSARQRSVLGTAERFGANLSHSRQVAALSRGLLDALHAAGELADHEDRSLLTAAGALHEVGQIVAQSAHHKHSAYLIRHAELRGFSPREIELTAQVARYHRKSPPKPSHAEFMALSAPDRARVTRLAAVLRVADGLDRSHAGGARLGALRRAADGGWELTVSGATPLDLAGARDKADLWARVFGPLTLRAP; encoded by the coding sequence ATGAGAGTCGCCGTTGCGGATGTGGGCACGAATTCCAGTCACCTGTTGATTGCCGAGGCGGCGCAGGGGGACGCGGGGGGCTTCCGGGTGCTGGACGCCCTGAAGGACCGCACGCGGCTGGGCGAGTGCCTGGACGGGTCGGGGAACCTGTCGCCGGAGGGCGAGGACCGGCTGGCGTCGGCGCTGACGCGGTTCCGGGAGCTGGCGTCGGCGGCGGGCGTGGCCGAGGTGCACGTGTACGCCACGAGTGCGCTGCGTGAGGCTCCGAACGGGGCGGAGGTGGCGGGGCGGATGCTGGCCCGCACGGGGGTGTACCCGGCGATCATCTCGGGGGAGCGCGAGGGGGAATTGACATACCTGGGCGCGGCGCACGCGGTCGAGTTGAGTGAGGACAACGTGCTGCTGGACCTGGGGGGCGGCAGCCTGGAGTTCGTGCGGGGGGACGGGCAGGGGCCGCGTGACGTGCTGAGCCTGCCGCTGGGCGGGATTCGCATGACGCGCGCGTTCTTCCGTGCGGACGTGCCGGGCCGCAAGGAGGTGCAGGCGCTGACGGACGCGGTGCGGGCGGCACTCTCCCCGTACGCGGAGCGGTTCCGGGTGCGGCCGGATACGCGGGTGGTGCTGTCGAGCGGGACGGCGGAGGCGGCGGCGGCGGCCATCGCGGCGCGGCGCGGGGCGGGCAGCGGGTCGGGCGCCGGGTCAGATGACGGGCCGGACAGCGTGAACGGCGTGAGTTTCACGGTGGCCGAACTGGGCGCGCTGCTGGAGCACGTGCGGGGCCTGAAGGCGGCGGCGCGGGCGCGGGTGCCGGGCCTGGAGCGGCGCTCCGAGACGGTCGTGGCGGGTCTGGCGACGCTGCACGCGGCGCTGACGGTGCTGGGGGCGTCCGAGGTGACGGTCAGTGAGGGGGCGCTGCGCGAGGGGATGCTGATTGAGGAACTGTCGCGGTTCCAGGCGTACCGGTCGGCGCTGAGTGCGCGGCAACGGAGCGTGCTGGGCACCGCCGAGCGTTTCGGCGCGAACCTGTCTCATTCGCGGCAGGTGGCGGCGCTGTCGCGGGGGCTGCTGGACGCCCTGCACGCGGCGGGCGAGCTGGCAGACCATGAGGACCGCAGCCTGCTGACAGCGGCGGGCGCGCTGCACGAGGTGGGGCAGATCGTGGCGCAGAGCGCGCACCACAAGCACTCGGCGTACCTGATCCGGCACGCGGAACTTCGGGGTTTCAGTCCGCGTGAAATCGAGCTGACGGCGCAGGTGGCCCGCTACCACCGCAAGAGCCCGCCGAAGCCGTCGCATGCGGAATTCATGGCACTCAGCGCGCCGGACCGGGCGCGGGTGACGCGGCTGGCGGCGGTGCTGCGCGTCGCGGACGGCCTGGACCGCTCGCACGCGGGGGGCGCGCGGCTGGGGGCGCTGCGCCGCGCGGCGGACGGCGGCTGGGAACTGACCGTGTCGGGGGCCACGCCGCTGGACCTGGCAGGCGCGCGGGACAAGGCGGACCTGTGGGCGCGGGTGTTCGGCCCGCTCACGCTACGCGCCCCCTGA
- the pdxY gene encoding pyridoxal kinase PdxY, protein MTGTPQNILSIQSWVSFGHVGNAAAVFPLQRLGFEVWAIHTVQFSNHTGYGAWTGAVFPPEAVADLIDGIEARGVLPECGAVLSGYMGSEGTVAAVVDAVRRVRAANPEALYACDPVMGDVGRGVFVRPELPDLIAAQAIPEADIVTPNQFELELLTGRTVDTLEHALEAARALRERMRAGGPRVVLLTSLVRSGAPGESIETLVVTDDGAWLCRTPLLPLDPPRNGTGDAIAALFLGHYLKNAALGAGRSAQALSLSMSALFGLLSRTHAAGTREIQLVAAQDEFVKPVRLFEAQQVG, encoded by the coding sequence ATGACGGGCACGCCGCAGAACATCCTGAGCATTCAGTCGTGGGTCAGTTTCGGGCACGTGGGGAACGCGGCCGCCGTGTTTCCCCTGCAACGCCTGGGCTTCGAGGTCTGGGCGATTCACACGGTGCAGTTCAGTAATCACACCGGGTACGGCGCGTGGACGGGCGCGGTGTTCCCGCCCGAGGCGGTCGCGGACCTGATTGACGGAATCGAGGCGCGCGGGGTGCTGCCGGAGTGCGGCGCGGTCCTGAGCGGCTACATGGGCAGCGAGGGGACGGTCGCGGCGGTCGTGGACGCCGTGCGGCGCGTGCGGGCCGCGAACCCGGAGGCGCTGTACGCCTGCGATCCCGTGATGGGCGACGTGGGGCGCGGGGTGTTCGTGCGCCCGGAACTGCCGGACCTGATCGCGGCGCAGGCCATTCCGGAGGCAGACATCGTGACGCCCAACCAGTTCGAGCTGGAACTCCTGACCGGGCGCACCGTGGACACGCTGGAGCACGCGCTGGAAGCGGCCCGCGCGCTGCGGGAGCGGATGCGGGCGGGTGGGCCGCGCGTGGTGCTGCTGACCAGTCTGGTGCGCAGCGGCGCGCCGGGCGAGAGCATCGAGACGCTGGTCGTCACGGATGACGGGGCGTGGCTGTGCCGCACGCCGCTGCTCCCGCTGGACCCGCCGCGCAACGGCACCGGGGACGCCATCGCCGCGCTGTTCCTGGGGCATTACCTGAAGAACGCGGCGCTGGGGGCGGGGCGGTCGGCGCAGGCGCTGAGTCTGTCCATGAGCGCCCTGTTCGGCCTGCTGAGTCGCACGCACGCCGCCGGCACGCGCGAGATTCAGCTGGTGGCCGCGCAGGACGAGTTCGTGAAGCCCGTGCGGCTGTTCGAGGCGCAGCAGGTCGGGTAA
- a CDS encoding response regulator produces the protein MTTPPVEILLVEDNPADVMLTREAFEDAHFPHRLHHARDGVDALSFLRREGPHVAAPRPDVVLLDLNMPRMTGLELLDILKLDAELRSIPVIVLTTSRAESDIWRSYNLHANAYIPKPVSIAEFEDVIQTLGNFWFRKVALPHRPD, from the coding sequence ATGACCACCCCGCCCGTCGAGATTCTGCTGGTCGAGGACAACCCGGCCGACGTGATGCTGACCCGGGAGGCCTTCGAGGACGCCCACTTCCCGCACCGCCTGCACCACGCCCGTGACGGCGTGGACGCCCTGAGCTTCCTGCGCCGCGAGGGCCCGCACGTGGCCGCGCCCCGCCCCGACGTGGTGCTGCTGGACCTGAACATGCCCCGCATGACCGGCCTGGAACTGCTGGACATCCTGAAACTCGACGCCGAACTGCGCAGCATTCCCGTGATCGTCCTGACCACCAGCCGCGCCGAGAGCGACATCTGGCGCAGCTACAACCTGCACGCCAACGCGTACATCCCCAAACCCGTCAGCATCGCCGAGTTCGAGGACGTCATCCAGACCCTCGGGAACTTCTGGTTCCGTAAGGTCGCGCTGCCGCACCGGCCGGACTGA